Within the Prevotella scopos JCM 17725 genome, the region TGTCCTTTTATTTTCTTACGTAGTCTTAGGATTATGTCTTTCCAATGATGACAGAAATGACTTATATGTCCTTAATAATAAAATATAAATACATTACTTATCCGCTGCAGCCTTCTCCGCTTTGATTCGTTTATGCTCTTCCAACATCTTTGCAGCACGTTCACGAGCGATGCGAGCAGGCTCACTTGTAGCCTCATCCTCAGGACGGATGCGCATAGTGTGGGCAAGACTGACAAGATCTTTCACAGCCTCTCCACCTGCAATAAGTCCCGCCGCAGCTGGTACCCACGCATTAGAACTGGGGATAGTATGACGGTCAGTACACTTACGCATATCCTTGTCAGGGCAAATACAGTGGAAACGGCAAGAGATCTCAGGCTGTTCTATACTCTCAAGTGGCTCCTCAGGACTATATACAACCTTTAGGTGCTTAATCTTTGTCTTACGAAGTTTCTTACGAATCACCTTCGCTAATGGGTCGTTGATGGTCTTGAAGATGTCAGTCACACGAAACTGTGTGGCATCCAGTTTATATGCAGCACCCATACAAGAAAGCAATGGGATGTTCATTTCATGACAACGATAGATAAGATCAAGCTTAGCAGTTACAGTATCAATACAATCAATGACATAATCATAATGAGAGAAGTCGAACTGATCGGCATTATCAGGCAAATAGAATGTCTGATATTTACGCACGATACATCGTGGATTGATTGAATGGATGCGCTCTTCAGCAACATCTACTTTATGCTTTCCCACTGTTCGCGTGGTGGCAAGAAGCTGTCTGTTGACATTCGTAAGACAGACACGGTCGTCATCAATAA harbors:
- a CDS encoding tRNA threonylcarbamoyladenosine dehydratase, yielding MQNQFSRIQLLLGKPAIDTLNGSRVAVFGVGGVGGYAVEVLARSGVGAIDVIDDDRVCLTNVNRQLLATTRTVGKHKVDVAEERIHSINPRCIVRKYQTFYLPDNADQFDFSHYDYVIDCIDTVTAKLDLIYRCHEMNIPLLSCMGAAYKLDATQFRVTDIFKTINDPLAKVIRKKLRKTKIKHLKVVYSPEEPLESIEQPEISCRFHCICPDKDMRKCTDRHTIPSSNAWVPAAAGLIAGGEAVKDLVSLAHTMRIRPEDEATSEPARIARERAAKMLEEHKRIKAEKAAADK